One Xenopus tropicalis strain Nigerian chromosome 8, UCB_Xtro_10.0, whole genome shotgun sequence genomic window carries:
- the LOC101733339 gene encoding ficolin-1-A isoform X2, whose product MECPLCTEDVKVIGVGASDKLNILRGCPGTPGIQGPQGPAGPAGAKGDKGDPGVPAPGTAQNCKEWLDQGGTISGWYTIYTPYGLPLSVLCDMETDGGGWIVFQRRADGSVDFYRDWNSYKRGFGRKESEFWLGNDNLHLLTATGNFQLRVDLTDFSEQRTYAAYSNFRIAGEAQNYTLSLGGFTGGDAGDSLSGHKNFAFSTKDRDNKGSCAQRFKGGWWYEACHYSNLNGLYLRGDHTSYANGVNWSAGKGYYYSYKVSEMKIRPQPQD is encoded by the exons ATGGAGTGCCCCTTGTGCACAGAAG ACGTGAAAGTGATTGGAGTGGGGGCTTCAGACAAGCTGAACATTCTGCGAGGATGTCCTGGGACCCCTGGTATACAGGGACCACAAGGGCCTGCTGGTCCTGCAGGAGCTAAAG GTGACAAAGGAGATCCAGGTGTGCCAGCTCCAGGGA CTGCACAGAACTGTAAGGAATGGTTGGATCAGGGAGGTACAATCAGCGGTTGGTACACTATTTACACCCCCTATGGGCTCCCTCTCTCTGTGCTCTGTGATATGGAAACCGATGGAGGAGGATGGATA gtgTTTCAGAGACGAGCAGACGGCTCGGTGGATTTTTATCGAGACTGGAATTCATACAAGAGAGGGTTCGGGCGCAAAGAGAGTGAATTTTGGTTGGGGAACGATAATCTCCATCTCCTCACAGCAACAG GGAATTTCCAGCTCCGGGTGGACCTGACGGATTTCAGTGAGCAGCGCACTTACGCCGCATACAGCAACTTCCGTATCGCCGGGGAGGCCCAGAACTACACCCTGAGTCTGGGGGGTTTCACGGGAGGAGACGCAG GTGACTCCCTATCTGGGCACAAGAACTTTGCCTTCAGCACTAAAGACAGAGACAACAAAGGCAGCTGTGCCCAGAGGTTCAAAGGAGGCTGGTGGTATGAAGCCTGCCATTATTCCAACCTGAACGGACTCTATCTGCGTGGAGATCACACCAGCTATGCCAATGGAGTTAACTGGAGCGCAGGCAAGGGTTACTATTACTCCTACAAGGTGTCGGAAATGAAGATTCGACCCCAGCCTCAAGACTAG
- the MGC108470 gene encoding MGC108470 protein isoform X2 → MSGWVQSFLLLVASILSSAEETCPDVKVIGVGASDKLTILRGCPGTPGIPGLQGPTGPVGAKGDRGAPGVPGKMGPTGLKGDKGDPGVPAPGTAQNCKEWLDQGGTISGWYTIYTPYGLPLSVLCDMETDGGGWIVFQRRADGSVDFYRDWNSYKRGFGHKESEFWLGNDNLHLLTATGNFQLRVDLTDFSEQRTYAAYSNFRIDGEAQNYTLSLGGFTGGDAGDSLSGHNGYAFSTKDRDNDIHDGNCAQMFKGAWWYTNCHGSNLNGLYLRGDHTSYADGVNWSAGKGYNYSYKGSEMKFRPQP, encoded by the exons ATGAGTGGGTGGGTGcagagctttctcctgttggtGGCCTCCATCCTTTCCTCTGCAGAGGAGACCTGCCCAG ATGTTAAAGTGATTGGAGTAGGGGCTTCAGACAAGCTGACCATTCTGCGAGGATGTCCTGGGACCCCTGGAATTCCAGGACTACAAGGGCCCACTGGACCTGTAGGAGCTAAAG GGGATAGAGGAGCACCTGGGGTTCCTGGGAAGATGGGACCCACTGGGTTAAAAG GTGATAAAGGAGATCCAGGTGTGCCAGCTCCAGGGA CTGCACAGAACTGTAAGGAATGGTTGGATCAGGGAGGTACAATCAGCGGTTGGTACACTATTTACACCCCCTATGGGCTCCCTCTCTCTGTGCTCTGTGATATGGAAACCGATGGAGGAGGATGGATA gtGTTTCAGAGACGAGCAGACGGCTCGGTGGATTTTTATCGAGACTGGAATTCATACAAGAGAGGGTTCGGGCACAAAGAGAGTGAATTCTGGTTGGGGAACGATAATCTCCATCTCCTCACAGCAACAG GGAATTTCCAGCTCCGGGTGGACCTGACAGATTTCAGTGAGCAGCGCACTTACGCCGCATACAGCAACTTCCGTATCGATGGGGAGGCCCAGAACTACACCCTGAGTCTGGGGGGTTTCACGGGAGGAGACGCAG GGGACTCCCTATCCGGGCACAATGGCTACGCCTTCAGCACTAAAGACAGAGACAACGATATTCATGACGGCAACTGCGCCCAAATGTTTAAAGGAGCCTGGTGGTACACAAATTGCCATGGGTCCAACCTGAACGGACTCTACCTGCGCGGAGATCACACCAGCTACGCCGACGGGGTTAATTGGAGCGCAGGAAAGGGGTACAACTACTCCTACAAAGGGTCGGAAATGAAGTTTCGCCCCCAGCCTTAA
- the MGC108470 gene encoding MGC108470 protein isoform X1, whose product MSGWVQSFLLLVASILSSAEETCPDVKVIGVGASDKLTILRGCPGTPGIPGLQGPTGPVGAKGDRGAPGVPGKMGPTGLKGEQGNPGQRGQKGDKGDPGVPAPGTAQNCKEWLDQGGTISGWYTIYTPYGLPLSVLCDMETDGGGWIVFQRRADGSVDFYRDWNSYKRGFGHKESEFWLGNDNLHLLTATGNFQLRVDLTDFSEQRTYAAYSNFRIDGEAQNYTLSLGGFTGGDAGDSLSGHNGYAFSTKDRDNDIHDGNCAQMFKGAWWYTNCHGSNLNGLYLRGDHTSYADGVNWSAGKGYNYSYKGSEMKFRPQP is encoded by the exons ATGAGTGGGTGGGTGcagagctttctcctgttggtGGCCTCCATCCTTTCCTCTGCAGAGGAGACCTGCCCAG ATGTTAAAGTGATTGGAGTAGGGGCTTCAGACAAGCTGACCATTCTGCGAGGATGTCCTGGGACCCCTGGAATTCCAGGACTACAAGGGCCCACTGGACCTGTAGGAGCTAAAG GGGATAGAGGAGCACCTGGGGTTCCTGGGAAGATGGGACCCACTGGGTTAAAAG GAGAACAAGGGAACCCTGGGCAAAGAGGGCAGAAAG GTGATAAAGGAGATCCAGGTGTGCCAGCTCCAGGGA CTGCACAGAACTGTAAGGAATGGTTGGATCAGGGAGGTACAATCAGCGGTTGGTACACTATTTACACCCCCTATGGGCTCCCTCTCTCTGTGCTCTGTGATATGGAAACCGATGGAGGAGGATGGATA gtGTTTCAGAGACGAGCAGACGGCTCGGTGGATTTTTATCGAGACTGGAATTCATACAAGAGAGGGTTCGGGCACAAAGAGAGTGAATTCTGGTTGGGGAACGATAATCTCCATCTCCTCACAGCAACAG GGAATTTCCAGCTCCGGGTGGACCTGACAGATTTCAGTGAGCAGCGCACTTACGCCGCATACAGCAACTTCCGTATCGATGGGGAGGCCCAGAACTACACCCTGAGTCTGGGGGGTTTCACGGGAGGAGACGCAG GGGACTCCCTATCCGGGCACAATGGCTACGCCTTCAGCACTAAAGACAGAGACAACGATATTCATGACGGCAACTGCGCCCAAATGTTTAAAGGAGCCTGGTGGTACACAAATTGCCATGGGTCCAACCTGAACGGACTCTACCTGCGCGGAGATCACACCAGCTACGCCGACGGGGTTAATTGGAGCGCAGGAAAGGGGTACAACTACTCCTACAAAGGGTCGGAAATGAAGTTTCGCCCCCAGCCTTAA
- the LOC101733339 gene encoding ficolin-1-A isoform X1, producing the protein MSGWVQSFLLLVATILSSAEETCPDVKVIGVGASDKLNILRGCPGTPGIQGPQGPAGPAGAKGDKGDPGVPAPGTAQNCKEWLDQGGTISGWYTIYTPYGLPLSVLCDMETDGGGWIVFQRRADGSVDFYRDWNSYKRGFGRKESEFWLGNDNLHLLTATGNFQLRVDLTDFSEQRTYAAYSNFRIAGEAQNYTLSLGGFTGGDAGDSLSGHKNFAFSTKDRDNKGSCAQRFKGGWWYEACHYSNLNGLYLRGDHTSYANGVNWSAGKGYYYSYKVSEMKIRPQPQD; encoded by the exons ATGAGTGGTTGGGTGCAGAGCTTTCTCCTCTTGGTGGCCACCATCCTTTCCTCTGCAGAGGAGACCTGCCCAG ACGTGAAAGTGATTGGAGTGGGGGCTTCAGACAAGCTGAACATTCTGCGAGGATGTCCTGGGACCCCTGGTATACAGGGACCACAAGGGCCTGCTGGTCCTGCAGGAGCTAAAG GTGACAAAGGAGATCCAGGTGTGCCAGCTCCAGGGA CTGCACAGAACTGTAAGGAATGGTTGGATCAGGGAGGTACAATCAGCGGTTGGTACACTATTTACACCCCCTATGGGCTCCCTCTCTCTGTGCTCTGTGATATGGAAACCGATGGAGGAGGATGGATA gtgTTTCAGAGACGAGCAGACGGCTCGGTGGATTTTTATCGAGACTGGAATTCATACAAGAGAGGGTTCGGGCGCAAAGAGAGTGAATTTTGGTTGGGGAACGATAATCTCCATCTCCTCACAGCAACAG GGAATTTCCAGCTCCGGGTGGACCTGACGGATTTCAGTGAGCAGCGCACTTACGCCGCATACAGCAACTTCCGTATCGCCGGGGAGGCCCAGAACTACACCCTGAGTCTGGGGGGTTTCACGGGAGGAGACGCAG GTGACTCCCTATCTGGGCACAAGAACTTTGCCTTCAGCACTAAAGACAGAGACAACAAAGGCAGCTGTGCCCAGAGGTTCAAAGGAGGCTGGTGGTATGAAGCCTGCCATTATTCCAACCTGAACGGACTCTATCTGCGTGGAGATCACACCAGCTATGCCAATGGAGTTAACTGGAGCGCAGGCAAGGGTTACTATTACTCCTACAAGGTGTCGGAAATGAAGATTCGACCCCAGCCTCAAGACTAG